In Chrysoperla carnea chromosome 2, inChrCarn1.1, whole genome shotgun sequence, the following proteins share a genomic window:
- the LOC123292391 gene encoding carbonyl reductase [NADPH] 1-like isoform X1: MSAKRVAVVTGSNKGIGYAIVKGLCEKFNGVVYLTARDVERGQEAVKKLNSLGFKPEFHQLDVNDVPSIDKFRDHIKEKYGGIDVLVNNAVIAFKEVDSTPFAVQAEVTIDVNYFGLLRVCNSLFPILRPHARVVNVSSAVGHLSCIRSVELRQQFADRNLSEEKLSVLMRKFVSDAKEGKHFERGWGNSAYVVSKVGVSALTFIQQREMKTPGVVINAVHPGYVDTDLTSHKGHLTIEQGAEAPLFLALQPVSENEIKGKFVWNNKTVVDWYSRM; this comes from the exons ATGAGTGCCAAGCGTGTAGCTGTTGTAACGGGCAGTAACAAGGGCATTGGATATGCAATTGTTAAAGGATTATGTGAGAAATTCAATGGGGTTGTTTACTTGACTGCTAGAGATGTTGAGCGCGGACAAGAAGCTGTTAAAAAGTTGAATAGTTTAGGTTTTAAACCAGAATTTCATCAATTGGATGTCAATGATGTTCCCAGTATTGATAAATTCCGTGAccatattaaagaaaaatatggaGGAATTGATGTTCTTGTAAATAATGCTGTCATTGCATTTAAG GAAGTGGATTCAACGCCATTTGCTGTTCAAGCAGAGGTCACAATTgatgttaattattttggtttacTTCGTGTCTGTAACTCCTTATTCCCAATTTTGAGACCACATGCTCGTGTTGTAAATGTTTCTAGTGCTGTTGGTCATTTATCCTGTATTCGAAGCGTAGAATTACGTCAACAATTCGCTGACCGAAATTTATCTGAAGAAAAACTTTCTGTATTAATGAGAAAATTTGTTAG TGATGCAAAAGAAGGTAAACATTTTGAAAGAGGTTGGGGGAATTCAGCGTATGTAGTATCCAAAGTGGGTGTAAGTGCTCTTACATTTATACAACAACGAGAAATGAAAACACCAGGTGTAGTTATAAATGCTGTACATCCAGGATATGTTGATACTGATTTGACTAGCCATAAAGGTCATTTAACAATTGAACAAGGAGCTGAAGCACCATTATTTTTAGCATTACAACCAGTTAgcgaaaatgaaattaaaggaaaatttgttTGGAATAATAAAACTGTTGTAGATTGGTATAGCAGAatgtaa
- the LOC123292391 gene encoding carbonyl reductase [NADPH] 1-like isoform X2, translated as MSAKRVAVVTGSNKGIGYAIVKGLCEKFNGVVYLTARDVERGQEAVKKLNSLGFKPEFHQLDVNDVPSIDKFRDHIKEKYGGIDVLVNNAVIAFKVRDTAPFPVQAQVTIEVNYFGLIRVCNSLFPILKPHARVVNVSSSRGHLFRIKTDELRQKFADPNLTEEKLSTLMRQFVGDAKEGKHFERGWGNSAYVVSKVGVSALTFIQQREMKTPGVVINAVHPGYVDTDLTSHKGHLTIEQGAEAPLFLALQPVSENEIKGKFVWNNKTVVDWYSRM; from the exons ATGAGTGCCAAGCGTGTAGCTGTTGTAACGGGCAGTAACAAGGGCATTGGATATGCAATTGTTAAAGGATTATGTGAGAAATTCAATGGGGTTGTTTACTTGACTGCTAGAGATGTTGAGCGCGGACAAGAAGCTGTTAAAAAGTTGAATAGTTTAGGTTTTAAACCAGAATTTCATCAATTGGATGTCAATGATGTTCCCAGTATTGATAAATTCCGTGAccatattaaagaaaaatatggaGGAATTGATGTTCTTGTAAATAATGCTGTCATTGCATTTAAG GTACGAGATACAGCTCCGTTTCCGGTTCAAGCTCAAGTAACAATTGAAGTCAATTATTTCGGTTTGATTCGTGTTTGTAATtctttatttccaattttaaaaccACATGCACGTGTAGTTAATGTTTCTAGCTCTCGCGGTCATTTATTTCGTATTAAAACTGATGAACTCCGTCAAAAATTTGCTGATCCAAATTTAACAGAAGAAAAACTTTCAACATTAATGCGACAATTTGTTGG TGATGCAAAAGAAGGTAAACATTTTGAAAGAGGTTGGGGGAATTCAGCGTATGTAGTATCCAAAGTGGGTGTAAGTGCTCTTACATTTATACAACAACGAGAAATGAAAACACCAGGTGTAGTTATAAATGCTGTACATCCAGGATATGTTGATACTGATTTGACTAGCCATAAAGGTCATTTAACAATTGAACAAGGAGCTGAAGCACCATTATTTTTAGCATTACAACCAGTTAgcgaaaatgaaattaaaggaaaatttgttTGGAATAATAAAACTGTTGTAGATTGGTATAGCAGAatgtaa
- the LOC123292278 gene encoding carbonyl reductase [NADPH] 1-like isoform X1, which translates to MSEKKMSAKRVAVVTGSNKGIGYAIVKGLCEKFDGVVYLTARNIERGQEAVKKLNGLGFKPEFHQLDVNDVPSIDKFRDHIKEKYGGIDVLVNNAAIAFKNEDTTPFAVQAEVTVDVNYFGLLRVCKSLFPILKQHARVVNLSSSAGHLFRIPSAELRQKFADPNLTEEKLSTLMRQFVSDAKEGKHYERGWGNSAYVVSKVGVSALTFIQQREIKTPGVVVNAVHPGYVDTDMTSHKGPLTIEQGAAAPLFLALQPVGENEIKGKYVWCDKKIVDWYKEM; encoded by the exons atgtcAG aaaagaaaatgaGCGCTAAACGTGTAGCTGTTGTCACTGGCAGTAACAAAGGTATTGGATATGCGATTGTTAAAGGATTATGTGAGAAATTCGATGGCGTAGTTTACTTGACTGCTAGAAATATTGAACGTGGACAAGAAGCTGTGAAAAAATTAAACGGTTTAGGTTTTAAACCCGAATTTCATCAATTGGATGTCAATGATGTTCCCAGTATTGATAAATTCCGTGAccatattaaagaaaaatatggaGGAATTGATGTTCTTGTAAATAATGCCGCCATTGCTTTTAAG AATGAGGATACAACTCCTTTTGCTGTACAAGCTGAGGTCACAGTTGACgttaattattttggtttacTTCGGGTCTGTAAATCGTTGTTCCCAATTTTGAAACAACATGCTCGTGTTGTAAATCTTTCAAGTTCCGCTGGTCATCTTTTCCGTATTCCGAGCGCAGAATTACGGCAAAAATTTGCCGATCCAAATTTAACAGAAGAAAAACTTTCAACGTTAATGCGACAATTTGTCAG tgaTGCAAAAGAAGGTAAACATTATGAAAGAGGTTGGGGAAATTCAGCGTATGTAGTATCTAAAGTTGGTGTAAGTGCTCTTACATTTATACAACAACGGGAAATTAAAACACCAGGTGTAGTTGTGAATGCTGTACATCCAGGATATGTTGATACTGATATGACTAGCCATAAAGGTCCCTTAACAATTGAACAAGGCGCTGCAGCACCATTATTTTTGGCATTGCAACCAGTAGGTGAAAATGAAATCAAAGGAAAATATGTTTGGTGCGATAAAAAAATTGTCGATTGGTATAAAGAAATGTAA
- the LOC123292278 gene encoding carbonyl reductase [NADPH] 1-like isoform X2, translating to MSAKRVAVVTGSNKGIGYAIVKGLCEKFDGVVYLTARNIERGQEAVKKLNGLGFKPEFHQLDVNDVPSIDKFRDHIKEKYGGIDVLVNNAAIAFKNEDTTPFAVQAEVTVDVNYFGLLRVCKSLFPILKQHARVVNLSSSAGHLFRIPSAELRQKFADPNLTEEKLSTLMRQFVSDAKEGKHYERGWGNSAYVVSKVGVSALTFIQQREIKTPGVVVNAVHPGYVDTDMTSHKGPLTIEQGAAAPLFLALQPVGENEIKGKYVWCDKKIVDWYKEM from the exons atgaGCGCTAAACGTGTAGCTGTTGTCACTGGCAGTAACAAAGGTATTGGATATGCGATTGTTAAAGGATTATGTGAGAAATTCGATGGCGTAGTTTACTTGACTGCTAGAAATATTGAACGTGGACAAGAAGCTGTGAAAAAATTAAACGGTTTAGGTTTTAAACCCGAATTTCATCAATTGGATGTCAATGATGTTCCCAGTATTGATAAATTCCGTGAccatattaaagaaaaatatggaGGAATTGATGTTCTTGTAAATAATGCCGCCATTGCTTTTAAG AATGAGGATACAACTCCTTTTGCTGTACAAGCTGAGGTCACAGTTGACgttaattattttggtttacTTCGGGTCTGTAAATCGTTGTTCCCAATTTTGAAACAACATGCTCGTGTTGTAAATCTTTCAAGTTCCGCTGGTCATCTTTTCCGTATTCCGAGCGCAGAATTACGGCAAAAATTTGCCGATCCAAATTTAACAGAAGAAAAACTTTCAACGTTAATGCGACAATTTGTCAG tgaTGCAAAAGAAGGTAAACATTATGAAAGAGGTTGGGGAAATTCAGCGTATGTAGTATCTAAAGTTGGTGTAAGTGCTCTTACATTTATACAACAACGGGAAATTAAAACACCAGGTGTAGTTGTGAATGCTGTACATCCAGGATATGTTGATACTGATATGACTAGCCATAAAGGTCCCTTAACAATTGAACAAGGCGCTGCAGCACCATTATTTTTGGCATTGCAACCAGTAGGTGAAAATGAAATCAAAGGAAAATATGTTTGGTGCGATAAAAAAATTGTCGATTGGTATAAAGAAATGTAA